A region from the Desulfocurvibacter africanus subsp. africanus DSM 2603 genome encodes:
- a CDS encoding penicillin-binding transpeptidase domain-containing protein — MQVGTGKMKDTSRRRLVIGLAFFLLAWLGLWLRAGWVQVVKGPQYSELARRQHLSAEFERGRRGNILDRNGVVLAKSIPIESVYTRPLEIPDAWQTAQVLAPILDEPVKELARKLRSKKNFVWLSRQIDDRAASRIRQKKLPGIHLVPEYARLYPNGHVAGPLIGFVGLDGEGLEGLERSFDGELVGRTAEIVLARDASGRKLYLDAEGREMDIDGRDVRLTIDVQVQAEAESALARAVTQYGATWGGCLVIDVPSGDILAWASYPFFNPNVYRGKSPSRWRNRLALDIIEPGSTLKPFLIAAVLQEGLRRPADPIFCENGRWRLHSNIIRDTHAYGELSVTDVLSFSSNIGSAKLGLELGAERFWNYMNALGFGRPTGLPLSAESRGLIRPSAQWNEIDTASASFGQGVGVTVLQLAQAYLVLAADGQDRRLRLAQTSVSPQAEPRQVFSPEVAKAVRAMLVRAVEQGTGKSAQIPGVSVGGKTGTAQKASPEGGYGSGYSSSFAGLVPGDNPRYLVVALLDEPTKEQYYGGLVAAPVVRDVAIKTLAYYGILPDEVLAAAAAMSLATPVGGPAADGRVMLVSKPLSADTVPDLRGMELRRAVEILARSGRIPQIIGDGSVVAKQLPAAGKPWPALGDDSFTVWLSQARES; from the coding sequence ATGCAGGTGGGAACGGGCAAGATGAAGGACACAAGCAGGCGCAGGCTGGTTATCGGCCTGGCCTTTTTCCTGCTTGCCTGGCTGGGGCTGTGGCTCCGGGCGGGGTGGGTCCAGGTCGTCAAGGGCCCGCAATATTCCGAACTGGCCCGCCGCCAGCATCTCTCGGCCGAATTCGAGCGTGGCCGACGCGGCAATATCCTCGACCGTAACGGCGTGGTTCTGGCCAAGTCGATTCCCATCGAGTCGGTCTATACCCGGCCCTTGGAGATTCCCGATGCCTGGCAGACCGCTCAAGTGCTCGCGCCCATTCTGGACGAGCCCGTTAAAGAGCTGGCCAGGAAACTGCGCTCCAAGAAAAATTTTGTCTGGCTTTCGCGTCAGATCGACGACCGGGCCGCGTCCAGGATCAGGCAGAAGAAGCTGCCGGGCATTCATCTTGTGCCGGAGTACGCCAGGCTCTATCCCAACGGCCATGTGGCCGGGCCGCTCATCGGTTTCGTGGGCCTGGACGGTGAAGGGCTGGAGGGACTGGAGCGATCCTTCGATGGCGAGCTGGTCGGGCGCACGGCCGAGATAGTGCTTGCCCGGGATGCCTCGGGCCGCAAGCTTTACCTCGATGCCGAGGGTCGCGAGATGGATATCGACGGCCGCGACGTGCGCCTGACCATTGACGTGCAGGTGCAGGCCGAGGCTGAATCGGCCCTGGCCCGGGCCGTAACCCAGTATGGAGCCACCTGGGGCGGCTGCTTGGTCATCGACGTGCCCAGCGGCGATATCCTGGCCTGGGCCAGTTATCCGTTTTTCAATCCCAACGTCTACCGGGGTAAGTCGCCCAGCCGCTGGCGCAATCGGCTGGCTCTGGACATCATCGAGCCCGGCTCGACCCTGAAGCCGTTCCTCATCGCGGCCGTGCTGCAGGAAGGCCTGCGCCGGCCTGCGGACCCCATATTCTGCGAGAACGGCCGCTGGCGGTTGCACAGCAACATCATCCGCGACACGCACGCCTATGGCGAGCTGTCCGTCACCGATGTGCTCAGCTTTTCTTCCAATATCGGCTCGGCCAAGCTTGGACTGGAGCTTGGCGCCGAGCGGTTCTGGAACTACATGAACGCGCTGGGCTTCGGCCGGCCTACAGGCCTGCCCCTGTCGGCCGAAAGCCGTGGGCTCATTCGCCCCTCCGCGCAGTGGAATGAGATCGACACGGCCTCGGCCTCCTTCGGACAGGGCGTGGGAGTCACGGTGCTGCAGCTTGCCCAAGCCTACCTGGTGCTGGCCGCCGATGGACAGGACAGGCGGCTCCGGCTGGCTCAGACCTCCGTTTCGCCGCAGGCCGAACCCCGGCAGGTTTTCTCCCCCGAAGTGGCCAAAGCCGTGCGCGCCATGCTCGTGCGCGCGGTGGAACAAGGCACGGGCAAGTCGGCTCAGATACCCGGCGTGAGCGTGGGCGGCAAAACCGGCACGGCCCAGAAAGCCAGCCCCGAGGGCGGTTACGGCAGCGGCTATAGTTCTTCTTTCGCCGGCCTTGTGCCGGGCGACAATCCCCGCTACCTCGTGGTGGCCTTGCTGGATGAGCCGACCAAGGAGCAATACTACGGCGGCCTCGTGGCCGCGCCGGTTGTGCGCGACGTGGCGATCAAGACCCTGGCCTACTACGGCATCCTGCCTGACGAAGTCCTTGCGGCAGCCGCAGCCATGTCCTTGGCGACTCCGGTGGGCGGCCCGGCAGCCGACGGCCGGGTAATGCTGGTCAGCAAACCTCTCTCGGCAGACACCGTTCCTGACCTGCGCGGCATGGAATTGCGCCGGGCCGTGGAGATTCTGGCGCGTAGCGGCCGCATCCCTCAGATCATTGGGGATGGTTCCGTTGTCGCCAAGCAATTGCCGGCCGCAGGCAAGCCCTGGCCGGCTTTGGGCGATGATTCTTTTACAGTCTGGCTTTCCCAAGCCAGGGAGTCCTAG
- the rsmH gene encoding 16S rRNA (cytosine(1402)-N(4))-methyltransferase RsmH, with the protein MMRELAHKEQGEHGHISVLLAETLEFLAPRPGGRYLDGTLGLGGHSEAILELAGQGAELLGLDRDAQALERARTRLARFGQAAHLVQAPYSSFEAEMENLGWDLLDGAVLDLGISSLQVDLAERGFSFMAEGPLDMRMDPDSGAAPASQIVNKASCERLKEIIRDLGEEPMAGRIARAIVEARQDKEIETTLELAAIVARAYPAKWRRTARNHPATRTFQALRMAVNSELEELESFLSRITDRLRPGGRVVIISFHSLEDRLVKWAFREDARKCRCPRTQPFCDCGGQPRLKLLTKKPLAPSEQEMAANPRSRSAKLRAAERVGEAGQ; encoded by the coding sequence ATGATGCGCGAACTGGCACATAAGGAGCAAGGCGAGCACGGTCACATCAGTGTTCTGCTCGCGGAAACCCTGGAGTTTTTGGCTCCCAGGCCTGGTGGCCGTTATCTGGACGGCACCTTGGGCTTGGGCGGCCACAGCGAGGCCATTCTGGAGCTTGCCGGTCAAGGCGCCGAATTGCTGGGCCTGGATCGTGATGCTCAAGCCCTGGAACGCGCCAGAACACGTTTGGCCCGGTTCGGCCAAGCGGCGCATCTTGTCCAGGCTCCCTACAGCAGTTTCGAGGCCGAGATGGAGAATCTGGGCTGGGACCTGCTCGACGGCGCGGTGTTGGACCTGGGCATCTCCTCGCTGCAGGTGGACCTGGCCGAACGTGGCTTCAGCTTTATGGCCGAGGGGCCGCTGGACATGCGCATGGACCCGGACAGCGGCGCGGCGCCGGCCTCACAGATAGTCAACAAGGCTTCCTGCGAGCGGCTCAAGGAGATCATCCGGGACCTGGGCGAGGAGCCCATGGCCGGGCGCATCGCCCGGGCTATCGTGGAGGCTCGGCAAGATAAGGAGATCGAGACGACTCTGGAGCTGGCTGCCATTGTGGCGCGGGCGTATCCGGCCAAATGGCGGCGCACGGCGCGCAATCACCCGGCTACCAGAACCTTCCAGGCCCTGCGCATGGCCGTGAACAGCGAACTGGAGGAACTGGAGTCCTTTCTGTCGCGCATCACGGACCGGCTGCGCCCCGGCGGCAGGGTGGTCATCATTTCCTTCCATTCCCTGGAGGACCGCTTGGTGAAGTGGGCTTTCCGGGAAGATGCCAGGAAGTGCCGTTGCCCCAGAACACAGCCGTTTTGTGATTGTGGCGGACAACCCAGGCTCAAGCTGCTGACGAAGAAGCCCCTTGCGCCATCGGAACAGGAGATGGCCGCCAATCCCCGCAGTCGTAGCGCCAAGCTGCGCGCGGCCGAGCGGGTGGGGGAGGCTGGACAGTGA
- the mraZ gene encoding division/cell wall cluster transcriptional repressor MraZ: MFRGRSLRNIDAKGRLMIPPEFRDQVIAAAPEGKLVLTNYDEAISCYPLSAWEEIELKLSQLKNPPLKVRTFLRFFLGGAQEVTLDSQGRILVPPTLREYAGLDKELYLVGMGVKFEIWDKSRHDEQILSQVHEDCSEAIAATGIEVSL; this comes from the coding sequence ATGTTCCGGGGCAGGTCGTTACGCAACATCGATGCCAAGGGCAGACTCATGATTCCGCCGGAATTCCGGGATCAAGTCATTGCCGCGGCCCCGGAAGGCAAGCTCGTGCTTACCAATTACGATGAAGCCATCTCCTGCTATCCCTTGTCCGCGTGGGAGGAAATCGAGCTCAAGTTGAGCCAGCTCAAGAATCCCCCCTTGAAAGTGCGCACCTTCTTGCGCTTTTTCCTGGGCGGCGCCCAGGAAGTTACCCTCGACAGCCAGGGACGCATTCTCGTCCCGCCGACACTGCGTGAATATGCCGGGTTGGACAAGGAACTCTACCTTGTGGGCATGGGGGTTAAATTCGAGATCTGGGATAAGAGCCGGCATGACGAGCAAATTCTGTCGCAAGTGCACGAGGACTGCTCAGAGGCCATCGCAGCCACGGGCATAGAGGTGAGTCTGTAA
- a CDS encoding HD-GYP domain-containing protein gives MTKKLLDVPDSLNEEYYQINLDIRNSFSKYRPPLNIYRFHEAIGRLEPYYRVGERLSNEQVEGLERLVQEGFAFVSRSDHPIYVKHISHQLDLVLIDKNLKPSEICDILMQALTMRMEHFQEQPVKAVYERLREDIFVLTEYLAADIYRIKGLVKRLHKKHTLANHSVNSGIVGLGLFLCMQSEDFTKADIPRKNLDNMALALFLHDVGMAKIPAFIRDKANNLTPEEQSKLLQHPKLGYEVLTKIDAKFSEAEKAVLEHHERMNGSGYPNKLKENEISYVGRLTGIVDSYCAMITDKPYGEGLDPEMAVRELARDEKRYDAKITKFFQSEVLTKKLPIAVREIG, from the coding sequence ATGACAAAGAAACTACTGGACGTTCCCGACAGCCTTAACGAAGAATATTACCAGATTAATCTGGATATTCGAAACAGCTTTTCCAAGTACCGGCCACCGCTGAACATCTATCGCTTCCATGAGGCCATTGGCAGGCTGGAGCCTTATTATAGGGTAGGCGAGCGCCTGAGCAACGAGCAGGTCGAGGGACTTGAACGGCTCGTGCAGGAGGGCTTCGCCTTCGTATCGCGTAGCGATCATCCCATTTACGTCAAGCACATCAGCCATCAGCTCGACCTGGTGCTCATTGACAAGAATCTAAAGCCCAGCGAAATTTGCGACATCCTCATGCAGGCCCTGACCATGCGCATGGAGCATTTCCAGGAGCAGCCGGTCAAGGCAGTCTATGAGCGCCTGCGCGAGGACATCTTCGTGCTCACGGAGTATCTGGCGGCGGATATCTACCGCATCAAGGGCCTGGTCAAACGGCTGCACAAGAAGCACACCTTGGCCAACCATTCGGTCAACAGCGGCATTGTGGGCCTGGGGCTGTTCCTGTGCATGCAGTCCGAGGATTTCACCAAGGCCGACATCCCGCGCAAGAACCTGGACAACATGGCCCTGGCCCTGTTTCTGCACGATGTGGGCATGGCCAAGATCCCCGCCTTCATCCGGGACAAGGCCAACAACCTGACGCCCGAGGAGCAATCCAAGCTCCTGCAACACCCCAAGCTGGGCTACGAAGTGCTGACCAAGATCGACGCGAAGTTCAGCGAGGCGGAAAAGGCCGTCCTGGAGCATCACGAGCGCATGAACGGCTCCGGCTATCCCAACAAGCTCAAGGAAAACGAAATCTCCTACGTCGGCCGGCTCACGGGTATCGTGGACTCCTACTGCGCCATGATCACCGACAAGCCCTACGGCGAAGGCCTGGATCCGGAGATGGCAGTCAGGGAGCTTGCCCGGGACGAGAAGCGCTACGATGCGAAGATCACGAAATTTTTCCAGTCCGAAGTGCTGACCAAGAAACTTCCGATAGCCGTGCGCGAAATCGGCTAG
- a CDS encoding HPP family protein: MLLRKRAWDIMREDFLVVEEETSMAEVITKLRESISKHADNDFAIVVKESGQLAGVITARDMLRAIEDCVLRDDVVRNAEETDWDRAFAKACTLCCHRRVKDIMERKPPTVRPNDPVLLVLNSLVDSKVRWAVVEEGGKPIGVVVINDLFNEISREMVSSF, translated from the coding sequence ATGCTGTTGCGCAAACGAGCCTGGGACATCATGCGCGAGGATTTCCTCGTCGTGGAGGAAGAGACGAGCATGGCCGAGGTCATTACCAAGCTTCGCGAGTCCATAAGCAAGCATGCCGACAATGATTTCGCCATTGTGGTCAAGGAGAGCGGACAACTCGCAGGCGTGATCACCGCGCGCGACATGCTGCGCGCCATAGAAGATTGCGTGCTGCGCGACGATGTCGTGCGCAATGCCGAGGAGACCGACTGGGATCGCGCCTTTGCCAAGGCCTGCACCCTGTGCTGCCACCGCAGGGTCAAGGATATAATGGAGCGCAAGCCGCCCACGGTGCGGCCCAATGACCCTGTATTATTGGTGCTGAATAGCCTGGTGGACAGCAAGGTCCGTTGGGCCGTGGTGGAAGAAGGGGGCAAGCCCATCGGCGTGGTGGTCATAAACGACTTGTTCAACGAGATCAGCCGCGAGATGGTCAGCTCATTCTAG
- a CDS encoding HD domain-containing protein, translating to MPSIRKSLLQLVFSGSFMKRWNDKLRPMELFEVDKQAHKMMIAWLLYMENCQGLGEEERLSLAEQLVEGGLFDYFFRLIITDIKPPVFYQIKANPDHYRRLSEWVLAELTPRIQTLGEEFIGRMRSYLAVPDPQDPAGRILHAAHIYASRYEFHLIKGLNPWDEELDEIENDFTTILNAHSDLRGVPELMNETSALARFAKLCGRLRFQRRWSQTPRIPETSVLGHLFIVAAFAYLFSLEIGACRGRRLNNFFTGLFHDLPELLTRDIISPVKRSVAGIADIIREYEEKELENRVFARLSAGGHYEIAERLKYFLGYGLEQELGNTVRQNGETALVSFEDLQEWYNDDRFDPRDGELVKLCDNLAAFIEAYTALRNGITSDQLQQSLWRIKSAYQKDSYKSGVHIGSLLADFD from the coding sequence ATGCCAAGTATTAGAAAGAGCCTTTTGCAGCTTGTCTTCTCGGGCTCGTTCATGAAGCGCTGGAACGATAAGCTGCGACCCATGGAACTGTTCGAGGTGGACAAGCAGGCGCACAAGATGATGATCGCCTGGCTCTTGTACATGGAGAACTGTCAGGGGCTGGGTGAAGAGGAGCGCTTGAGCCTGGCCGAGCAGTTGGTGGAGGGCGGCCTGTTTGATTATTTTTTCCGCCTGATCATCACTGATATCAAGCCGCCGGTCTTTTATCAGATCAAAGCCAACCCTGACCACTACCGCCGGCTGTCGGAATGGGTGCTCGCCGAGTTGACCCCGCGCATCCAGACCCTTGGCGAGGAATTCATAGGCCGCATGCGCAGCTACCTCGCCGTGCCGGACCCGCAGGATCCGGCCGGTCGCATCCTGCACGCCGCGCATATTTATGCCAGCCGCTACGAGTTTCACCTCATCAAGGGCCTGAATCCCTGGGATGAGGAGTTGGACGAGATCGAGAACGACTTCACGACTATCCTGAATGCCCACAGCGACCTGCGTGGGGTGCCGGAGCTCATGAACGAGACCTCGGCCCTGGCGCGCTTCGCCAAGCTCTGCGGCAGGCTGCGTTTTCAGCGCCGCTGGTCCCAGACTCCGCGCATCCCCGAGACCTCCGTATTGGGGCATCTGTTCATCGTGGCTGCCTTCGCCTATCTCTTCAGCCTGGAGATCGGGGCCTGTCGAGGGCGAAGATTGAACAATTTCTTTACGGGGCTGTTTCACGATCTGCCCGAGCTGCTCACCCGCGACATCATTTCGCCGGTCAAGCGCAGCGTGGCGGGCATCGCCGACATCATCCGCGAATATGAGGAAAAGGAACTGGAAAATCGGGTTTTCGCCAGGCTGTCGGCAGGAGGGCACTATGAGATCGCCGAACGGCTCAAGTATTTCCTGGGCTACGGCCTTGAGCAGGAACTCGGCAATACCGTGCGCCAGAACGGTGAAACGGCACTGGTAAGCTTTGAGGATCTCCAGGAATGGTATAACGATGACCGCTTCGACCCGCGTGACGGCGAGCTGGTAAAGCTGTGCGACAACCTGGCCGCGTTCATTGAGGCCTATACGGCCTTGCGCAACGGCATCACCTCGGACCAGTTGCAGCAGTCCCTATGGCGCATTAAGAGCGCGTACCAGAAAGATTCCTACAAGAGCGGCGTGCATATCGGCTCGCTGCTTGCAGATTTCGACTAG
- the rplM gene encoding 50S ribosomal protein L13 has protein sequence MKTYTPKPQDIQRDWFIVDADEKILGRLATQIALRLRGKHKPEYTPYVDNGDFIVVVNAAKIKVTGKKMTDKIYRKHTGHMGGLKETPLKDMLAKKPEDVILLAVKGMLPKTRLGRALLKKLKVYAGTEHPHSSQQPKQLELA, from the coding sequence ATGAAGACATATACCCCCAAGCCCCAGGACATCCAGCGCGACTGGTTCATTGTCGACGCTGATGAAAAAATCCTGGGCCGCCTGGCCACCCAGATCGCGCTCCGCCTGCGCGGCAAGCACAAGCCTGAGTACACGCCCTACGTGGACAACGGTGATTTCATCGTTGTGGTCAATGCCGCCAAGATCAAGGTCACCGGCAAGAAGATGACCGACAAGATCTACAGGAAGCACACCGGCCACATGGGTGGACTCAAGGAAACCCCTCTGAAGGACATGTTGGCGAAGAAGCCCGAGGATGTCATCCTCCTGGCGGTTAAGGGTATGCTGCCCAAGACCCGCCTCGGCAGGGCGCTTCTCAAGAAGCTCAAAGTATATGCCGGAACCGAACACCCGCATTCCTCCCAGCAGCCCAAGCAGCTGGAACTCGCCTAG
- the rpsI gene encoding 30S ribosomal protein S9, giving the protein MSEDFFYGTGKRKNSVARTRLYKGTGQIVINERPYEEYFPRATLQMIIRQPLNLTKLLGKLDIKVNVCGGGVAGQAQAVRHGISRALLQLDVNLRPVLKRAGFLTRDSRQKERKKYGQRAARARYQYSKR; this is encoded by the coding sequence ATGAGCGAAGATTTTTTCTACGGCACCGGCAAGCGGAAAAACTCCGTGGCCCGCACCCGCCTGTACAAAGGTACCGGGCAGATCGTCATCAATGAGCGTCCCTACGAGGAGTACTTTCCTCGCGCCACGCTGCAGATGATCATCCGCCAGCCCCTGAACCTGACCAAGCTGCTCGGCAAGCTGGACATCAAGGTCAACGTCTGCGGTGGCGGCGTCGCCGGACAGGCCCAGGCCGTTCGTCACGGCATTTCCCGCGCCCTGCTGCAGCTCGATGTGAACCTGCGCCCCGTTCTCAAGCGGGCGGGTTTCCTGACCCGCGACTCCCGCCAGAAGGAACGCAAGAAGTACGGTCAGCGTGCCGCTCGAGCCCGCTACCAGTACTCCAAGCGCTAA
- a CDS encoding radical SAM protein → MTKKKKPTPRLVVADAQGNIYDHPDLTMLVRRGGEFGPPRPDEIVSLPAESDLFMLPARRAVGLDPVTGDVQVQEDFAVAAFACPGYTLSGLAAYVTDKGAPRLPLFAYGAVGFENGRFWVCASRVDEDQRQVFKNVPKDKIKRGAEAMLKNYPDNRLVRHLATCALTYCCPAARNLALGRFECPLPTARGCNARCLGCISLQAKDSGFPSTQSRITFTPTAAEIVEIMRHHAQREPRPIFSFGQGCEGEPLTEAAIIAEAVGLYRSGGGQGTVNVNTNASLPQTMEPLAKAGLSSIRVSLNSARPTLYEAYYRPVGYTFADVVETIAQAKQHGLFVSLNFLFFPGVSDSEAEVEALTALVSEHKVDFIQLRNLNLDPELYMTIAAPFAQGSGMGLANFRKRLKDACPWLRYGYFNPYLGGPVDKDEEGEKVGKDE, encoded by the coding sequence ATGACCAAGAAAAAAAAGCCCACCCCCCGCCTCGTAGTCGCCGACGCCCAAGGCAATATTTATGACCATCCCGACTTGACCATGCTTGTGCGCCGCGGAGGCGAGTTCGGCCCGCCGCGCCCTGACGAGATAGTCTCCCTACCGGCCGAGAGTGACCTGTTCATGCTCCCTGCCCGTCGAGCCGTGGGCCTCGACCCGGTCACGGGCGATGTGCAGGTGCAGGAGGATTTCGCCGTGGCGGCCTTCGCCTGCCCCGGCTACACCCTCTCCGGCCTGGCCGCCTATGTCACGGACAAGGGCGCGCCCAGGCTTCCGCTGTTCGCCTATGGCGCCGTTGGTTTCGAGAACGGTCGCTTCTGGGTTTGCGCCTCGCGTGTGGACGAAGACCAGCGGCAGGTCTTCAAGAACGTGCCCAAGGACAAGATCAAGCGCGGCGCCGAAGCCATGCTCAAAAATTATCCGGACAATCGACTGGTGCGCCACCTGGCCACGTGTGCCCTGACCTACTGTTGTCCGGCGGCGCGCAACCTGGCCCTCGGCCGCTTCGAGTGCCCCCTGCCAACCGCGCGCGGCTGCAACGCCCGCTGCCTTGGCTGCATATCCCTGCAAGCCAAGGATTCGGGTTTCCCCTCCACCCAGAGCCGCATCACCTTCACGCCGACGGCAGCCGAAATCGTGGAAATCATGCGCCATCACGCGCAGCGCGAGCCGCGGCCCATATTCTCCTTCGGCCAGGGCTGCGAGGGCGAGCCGCTCACGGAAGCAGCGATTATCGCCGAGGCAGTGGGCCTGTACCGTTCGGGCGGCGGCCAGGGCACGGTGAACGTCAACACCAACGCAAGCCTGCCGCAAACCATGGAGCCCCTGGCCAAGGCCGGCTTGAGTTCGATCCGCGTCAGCCTCAACTCGGCGCGGCCGACCTTGTACGAAGCCTACTACCGGCCCGTGGGCTACACATTCGCGGACGTGGTGGAAACCATCGCCCAGGCCAAACAGCACGGCCTGTTCGTTTCCCTGAACTTCCTGTTCTTCCCCGGAGTGAGCGACAGCGAGGCGGAGGTGGAGGCCCTGACGGCTCTGGTCTCCGAGCACAAGGTCGACTTCATCCAGCTGCGCAACCTGAACCTGGACCCGGAACTGTACATGACCATCGCCGCGCCCTTTGCCCAGGGCTCGGGCATGGGCCTGGCCAACTTCCGCAAGCGCCTCAAGGACGCCTGCCCCTGGCTGCGCTACGGGTATTTCAATCCGTACCTGGGTGGGCCTGTCGATAAGGACGAAGAAGGCGAGAAAGTCGGGAAAGACGAGTGA